A genomic region of Alnus glutinosa chromosome 11, dhAlnGlut1.1, whole genome shotgun sequence contains the following coding sequences:
- the LOC133881303 gene encoding probable membrane-associated kinase regulator 2, protein MGSGFRLCGAGSAGICSALGSCGGYGDSTRTAGTTTIVAAVTRNTTETDEDNGSFFDLEFAVPDEDDDAEGGDETQNKDNDRTDSNLSLSPSDELFFKGRLMPIEPYSLVFNPSKQPQLYTVSLLKFATKFPVSMLGLKKSKTTANATGQKTDPSGFVSSIAPKPQEEEMQQKQEQLRSKPFTVKFKVEEVPIVSLFTGDTQRQEKEAGEKMREKENKK, encoded by the exons ATGGGTTCGGGTTTTAGGCTTTGCGGGGCGGGTTCTGCGGGGATTTGCTCAGCCTTAG GCAGCTGTGGAGGTTACGGAGACTCCACGAGAACCGCCGGTACCACCACAATCGTTGCCGCGGTGACTCGTAATACAACGGAGACTGACGAAGACAATGGGTCGTTCTTCGACTTGGAGTTCGCTGTTCCTGACGAAGACGACGATGCAGAAGGGGGAGACGAAACCCAGAACAAAGA CAACGACCGCACAGATTCGAATCtgtctttgtctccttctgatgAACTGTTCTTCAAGGGAAGGCTCATGCCGATTGAGCCTTACTCGCTTGTTTTCAACCCCTCCAAACAGCCGCAGTTATACACTGTCTCGTTGTTGAAATTCGCCACCAAGTTCCCCGTCTCCATGCTCGGGCTCAAGAAATCGAAAACAACTGCAAATGCAACCGGCCAAAAAACAGACCCAAGTGGGTTCGTTTCCAGCATTGCTCCCAAAccacaagaagaagaaatgcaACAAAAGCAAGAACAACTGCGGAGCAAGCCTTTCACTGTGAAGTTCAAGGTGGAGGAGGTTCCGATTGTGTCCCTATTCACTGGAGATACGCAGAGACAAGAGAAAGAAGCGGGAGAGAAGATgagggaaaaggaaaataaaaaataa
- the LOC133880896 gene encoding ceramide synthase LOH2 produces MESFWSHKGAPHPWHFVVAVYYAVGFVVARFFFDKFIFRRLAIWLLSNGDVPLKIDEATRGKIVKCSESMWKLTYYATVEACIIKITFNEPWFRDAKGFFRDWPNQELLLPLKLYYMCQCGFYIYSIAALLTWETRRKDFSVMMSHHVITVALIGYSYISSFFRIGSIILALHDASDVFMEAAKVFKYSEKELAASVFFGFFAISWFILRLIFFPFWVIKATSCDLLECLNPSEAYDRFLYYLFNTMLVMLLVFHIYWWVLICSMIQRQLKNRGKVGEDIRSDSEDDE; encoded by the exons ATGGAATCGTTCTGGAGCCACAAAGGCGCGCCTCACCCGTGGCATTTCGTCGTCGCTGTCTACTACGCTGTCGGCTTCGTCGTCGCGAGGTTCTTCTTTGACAAATTCATCTTTCGC AGGTTGGCCATCTGGTTGTTGAGTAACGGAGATGTTCCATTGAAGATTGATGAAGCAACACGGGGAAAGATTGTAAAATGCTCGGAGTCAATGTGGAAGCTAACATACTATGCCACTGTCGAAGCATGCATTATCAAAATTACATTCAACGAACCATGGTTCAGGGATGCAAAAGGATTCTTTAGAGATTGGCCAAATCAAGAGCTGCT GCTTCCCCTAAAGCTTTACTACATGTGCCAATGTGGATTCTACATCTATAGCATTGCTGCCCTCCTTACATGGGAGACTCGAAGGAAGGATTTCTCAGTGATGATGTCTCATCATGTAATTACTGTTGCCCTGATTGGGTACTCATATATTTCAAG CTTTTTTCGGATTGGCTCAATTATCCTTGCCCTGCATGATGCGAGTGATGTATTCATGGAAGCTGCTAAGGTTTTTAAATATTCTGAGAAGGAGCTTGCAGCAAGTGTCTTCTTTGGATTCTTCGCCATTTCATGGTTTATTCTACGGCTAatattctttcctttttgggttATAAAAGCAACAAG CTGTGATCTTCTTGAATGCTTGAATCCATCAGAGGCGTATGATAGATTCCTTTACTATCTTTTCAATACAATGTTGGTGATGTTACTTGTGTTTCACATATACTGGTgggtacttatatgctcaatgaTCCAGagacaattgaaaaatagaggaaaagttGGAGAAGATATAAGATCTG ATTCAGAGGACGATGAATAG
- the LOC133881809 gene encoding pre-mRNA-splicing factor SLU7-A-like, producing MATASVAFKSREDHRKQIELEEARKAGLAPAEVDEDGKEINPHIPQYMSSAPWYLNAERPSLKHQRKWKSDPNYTKSWYDRGAKIYQADKYRKGACENCGAMTHDSKSCMDRPRKVGAKWTNKHIAPDEKIETFELDYDGKRDRWNGYDASTYAYVIERYEARDEARRKFLKDQQLKKLEEKNNNQNDEVGVSDDDEEEDGLKVDEAKVDESKQMDFAKVEKRVRTTGGGSTGTVRNLRIREDTAKYLLNLDVNSAHYDPKTRSMREDPLPDADPNEKFYGGDNQHRDSGEALEFKQLNIHACEAFDKGQDIHMQAAPSQAELLYKNYTVIKEKLKFQTKDTILEKYGNAAAEEELPMELLLGQSERQVEYDRAGRIIKGQERALPRSKYEEDVYINNHTYVWGSWWKDHQWGYKCCKQMIRNSYCTGAAGIEAAEAATDLMKANIARKEATEELPPPVEAKRLATWGTDIPDDLVLDDKLLAEALKKEDERRREEKDDRKRKYNVRYNDEVTHEDMEAYRMKKVHHDDPMKEFLH from the exons ATGGCGACCGCTTCAG TTGCATTTAAGTCTAGGGAGGACCATCGGAAGCAAATTGAATTGGAAGAAGCGCGTAAAGCTGGGCTTGCACCTGCTGAGGTTGACGAGGATGGAAAAGAGATCAACCCTCATATTCCCCAGTATATGTCATCTGCACCTTGGTATCTCAATGCTGAAAGACCT AGTTTAAAACATCAAAGGAAATGGAAATCAGATCCAAATTACACAAAATCATGGTATGACAGAGGTGCAAAGATTTACCAAGCTGACAAGTACAGGAAGGGTGCATGTGAAAA TTGTGGAGCTATGACACATGATTCAAAGTCATGCATGGATAGACCCCGGAAAGTGGGAGCAAAATGGACGAACAAACACATTGCCCCTGATGAAAAAATAGAGACATTTGAGCTTGACTATGATGGTAAACGGGACCGGTGGAATGGCTATGATGCATCCACTTATGCCTATGTCATTGAGAGATATGAAGCAAGAGATGAAGCTCGAAGGAAATTCCTGAAAGACCAACAACTTAAGAAACTTGAGGAGAAGAACAATAACCAAAATGATGAGGTTGGGGTAAgcgatgatgatgaagaagaagatggtctaaAGGTAGATGAAGCCAAGGTTGATGAGAGCAAACAAATGGACTTTGCAAAGGTTGAAAAGCGTGTACGTACAACCGGTGGTGGAAGCACTGGAACTGTGAG GAACTTGCGTATTCGGGAGGACACAGCTAAATATCTTTTAAATCTTGATGTCAACTCTGCACATTATGATCCCAAAACCCGATCCATGCGTGAAGATCCTTTGCCAGATGCAGATCCTAATGAGAAGTTCTATGGG ggAGATAATCAACATAGAGATAGTGGTGAAGCTTTGGAATTCAAGCAACTTAACATCCATGCTTGTGAAGCATTTGACAAGGGACAAGACATTCACATGCAAGCTGCTCCATCCCAAGCCGAGTTGCTTTATAAGAATTATACGGTCATCAAGGAGAAACTGAAATTCCAAACGAAGGACACCATCTTGGAGAAGTATGGCAATGCAGCTGCTGAAGAAGAACTTCCAATGGAGCTTCTTCTAGGACAAAGTGAAAGACAAGTTGAATATGATCGTGCTGGAAGGATAATAAAGGGGCAG GAGAGGGCACTTCCAAGAAGCAAATACGAAGAAGATGTTTACATTAACAACCACACATATGTTTGGGGTTCGTGGTGGAAGGATCATCAGTGGGGCTACAAGTGTTGCAAGCAGATGATCCGAAACAGCTATTGCACTGGTGCCGCCGGAATAGAAGCTGCTGAGGCTGCTACAGATCTTATGAAGGCTAATATTGCTCGTAAGGAAGCTACTGAAG AGTTGCCTCCGCCAGTGGAGGCGAAAAGGCTTGCTACTTGGGGAACTGATATACCTGATGATTTGGTTTTAGATGACAAGTTACTTGCTGAGGCGCTTAAAAAG GAGGACGAAAGgaggagagaagagaaagatgaCAGAAAACGTAAATACAACGTCAGATATAATGATGAG GTTACACACGAGGATATGGAAGCATATAGGATGAAGAAAGTCCATCACGACGATCCAATGAAGGAGTTCTTACACTAA